One genomic segment of Amycolatopsis granulosa includes these proteins:
- the thrB gene encoding homoserine kinase, translating to MTALRVTVPASSANLGPGFDALGLALGLHDVVEVQVTDAGLKVEVFDAGAGGVEDVPTDETHLVVRALRRACQYLGVTPPGLHLRCFNKIPHARGLGSSAAAVVSGIAAGYALAGHSLDGDAVQLAAEFEGHADNAAASLLGGFVLAWCDHGRFHAERLTPHPSIRPVVAVPPVKSSTEATRGLLPAEVPHADAAFSAGRTALAVHALTTDPSLLLPATEDRLHQHYREPAYPGTGRLVRDLRAAGVAATVSGAGPTVLALTTDGIIPPVAGVEGFEVIELAVDQAGVRVTSR from the coding sequence GTGACCGCTCTGCGTGTCACCGTCCCGGCGTCGAGCGCGAACCTCGGCCCGGGCTTCGACGCGCTCGGGCTGGCGCTCGGGCTGCACGACGTCGTCGAGGTGCAGGTGACCGACGCCGGTCTCAAGGTCGAGGTGTTCGACGCCGGGGCCGGCGGGGTCGAGGACGTCCCCACCGACGAGACCCACCTGGTCGTGCGGGCGCTGCGGCGCGCGTGCCAGTACCTCGGCGTCACCCCGCCGGGTCTGCACCTGCGGTGCTTCAACAAGATCCCGCACGCGCGCGGGCTGGGCTCCTCGGCCGCGGCGGTGGTGTCCGGCATCGCGGCCGGCTATGCGCTCGCCGGCCACTCTCTCGACGGGGACGCGGTGCAGCTGGCCGCGGAGTTCGAGGGCCACGCCGACAACGCGGCCGCCAGCCTGCTGGGTGGTTTCGTGCTGGCCTGGTGCGACCACGGCCGCTTCCACGCGGAACGGCTCACGCCGCACCCGTCGATCCGGCCGGTCGTGGCGGTGCCGCCGGTGAAGTCGTCGACCGAGGCGACGCGCGGCCTGTTGCCCGCCGAGGTGCCGCACGCCGACGCGGCGTTCTCCGCGGGCCGCACGGCGCTCGCGGTGCACGCGCTGACGACCGACCCGTCGCTGCTGCTGCCGGCCACCGAGGACCGCCTGCACCAGCACTACCGCGAGCCCGCGTATCCGGGGACCGGCCGCCTGGTGCGGGACCTGCGCGCCGCGGGCGTCGCGGCCACCGTGTCCGGCGCCGGGCCGACCGTGCTGGCCCTGACGACCGACGGAATAATCCCGCCCGTGGCCGGCGTTGAAGGTTTCGAAGTCATCGAGCTCGCGGTCGACCAGGCCGGGGTCCGGGTCACCAGCCGGTAG
- the thrC gene encoding threonine synthase, giving the protein MTAKAGWPGIIEAYADRVPVPAGAEVVTLGEGNTPLMPAPHLSELTGSTVYLKVEGANPTGSFKDRGMTVAITHAKASGLQAVICASTGNTSASAAAYAARAGLTCAVLIPQGKIAMGKLAQAILHGARILQIDGNFDDCLELARKTAIDHPVTLVNSVNPVRLIGQKTAAWEVCDVLGEAPDIHCLPVGNAGNITAYWAGYSEYAADGVVKNTPRMFGFQAAGAAPLVHGEPVAEPETIATAIRVGSPASWEGAVKAKNASAGLFEAVTDEQILAAYRLLAGKEGVFVEPASATSVAGLLATAADGRIPKGSTVVCTVTGHGLKDPGTALEGNVEVEPLAVDPSAVAAALELA; this is encoded by the coding sequence ATGACTGCGAAGGCCGGCTGGCCCGGGATCATCGAGGCGTACGCCGACCGGGTGCCGGTTCCGGCCGGGGCGGAGGTCGTGACCCTCGGTGAGGGCAACACGCCGCTGATGCCCGCACCGCACCTGTCCGAGCTGACCGGCTCGACGGTCTACCTGAAGGTCGAAGGGGCCAACCCGACCGGCTCGTTCAAGGACCGCGGCATGACGGTCGCGATCACCCACGCGAAGGCCAGCGGGCTGCAGGCGGTCATCTGCGCCTCCACCGGCAACACCTCGGCCTCGGCCGCCGCCTACGCCGCGCGCGCCGGGCTCACCTGCGCGGTCCTCATCCCGCAGGGCAAGATCGCGATGGGCAAGCTCGCGCAGGCCATCCTGCACGGTGCCCGCATCCTGCAGATCGACGGCAACTTCGACGACTGCCTCGAGCTGGCCCGCAAGACCGCGATCGACCACCCGGTGACGCTGGTCAACTCCGTCAACCCGGTGCGCCTGATCGGCCAGAAGACCGCCGCGTGGGAGGTCTGCGACGTCCTGGGCGAGGCGCCGGACATCCACTGCCTGCCGGTCGGCAACGCCGGCAACATCACCGCCTACTGGGCCGGGTACTCCGAGTACGCCGCGGACGGTGTGGTGAAGAACACGCCGCGTATGTTCGGCTTCCAGGCCGCCGGAGCCGCGCCGCTGGTGCACGGTGAGCCGGTGGCCGAGCCGGAGACGATCGCGACCGCGATCCGCGTCGGCAGCCCGGCCTCGTGGGAGGGTGCGGTCAAGGCGAAGAACGCCTCCGCCGGCCTGTTCGAGGCGGTGACCGACGAGCAGATCCTCGCCGCCTACCGGCTGCTGGCCGGCAAGGAGGGCGTGTTCGTGGAGCCGGCGTCGGCGACCAGCGTCGCGGGCCTGCTCGCCACCGCCGCCGATGGCCGCATCCCGAAGGGCTCGACGGTGGTGTGCACGGTCACCGGTCACGGCCTGAAGGACCCGGGCACCGCGCTGGAGGGCAACGTCGAGGTCGAGCCGCTGGCGGTGGACCCGAGCGCCGTGGCCGCCGCGCTGGAGCTGGCGTGA
- a CDS encoding homoserine dehydrogenase, which produces MSTVDGKTVRVALLGCGTVGTEVARLLTEHADELAARAGAPVELAGIAVRRPDKHPELPQHLLTHDAAALVESDVDVVVELIGGVDPVREWLLTALRKGKSVVTANKALLAEHSAELFEAADSAGADLYFEAAVAGAIPLLRPLRESLAGDRITKVMGIVNGTTNFILSAMDSTGAGYAETLDEASRLGYAEADPTADVDGYDAASKAAILASLAFHTRVTASDVHREGIANVSASDIAAAKALGRTVKLLSICERVESADGTESVSARVHPVMIPRSHPLASVGGAFNAVFVEADAAGQLMFYGQGAGGAPTASAVLGDLVAVARNRVIGGRGPRESAHAALPVRPMGQTPTRYHVSLDVADKPGVLAQVAHVFADHGVSIAAVRQRDRHDTASLVIVTHLAPDAALQATVEAIGTMDVVNEVVSVMRVEGEDS; this is translated from the coding sequence ATGTCCACTGTAGACGGCAAAACGGTACGGGTGGCGCTCCTGGGCTGCGGCACGGTGGGTACCGAGGTGGCCCGGCTGCTCACCGAGCACGCCGACGAGCTGGCCGCCCGCGCCGGCGCCCCGGTCGAGCTGGCCGGCATCGCGGTGCGCCGCCCGGACAAGCACCCCGAGCTGCCGCAGCACCTGCTGACCCACGACGCGGCCGCGCTCGTGGAGTCCGATGTGGACGTCGTGGTCGAGCTGATCGGTGGCGTCGACCCGGTGCGCGAGTGGCTGCTCACCGCGCTGCGCAAGGGGAAGTCGGTCGTCACCGCGAACAAGGCGCTGCTGGCCGAGCACTCCGCGGAGCTGTTCGAGGCAGCCGACTCCGCCGGCGCCGACCTCTACTTCGAGGCCGCGGTGGCCGGGGCGATCCCGCTGCTGCGCCCGCTGCGCGAGTCGCTGGCCGGTGACCGCATCACCAAGGTGATGGGCATCGTCAACGGCACCACCAACTTCATCCTCTCCGCGATGGATTCCACCGGTGCCGGTTACGCCGAGACCCTGGACGAGGCCAGCCGGCTGGGTTACGCCGAGGCGGACCCGACCGCGGACGTGGACGGCTACGACGCGGCGTCGAAGGCGGCCATCCTCGCCTCACTCGCCTTCCACACCCGGGTCACCGCTTCCGACGTGCACCGCGAGGGCATTGCGAACGTCTCGGCCTCGGACATCGCGGCGGCGAAGGCGCTGGGCCGCACGGTGAAGCTGCTGTCCATCTGCGAGCGCGTGGAGAGCGCGGACGGCACCGAGTCGGTCTCCGCGCGGGTGCACCCGGTGATGATCCCGCGCAGCCACCCGCTGGCCAGCGTCGGCGGCGCGTTCAACGCGGTGTTCGTCGAGGCCGACGCGGCCGGCCAGCTGATGTTCTACGGCCAGGGTGCCGGCGGGGCGCCGACCGCCAGCGCGGTGCTCGGCGACCTGGTGGCGGTGGCGCGCAACCGGGTGATCGGCGGACGCGGCCCGCGCGAGTCCGCGCACGCCGCGCTGCCGGTGCGGCCGATGGGCCAGACCCCGACCCGCTACCACGTCAGCCTCGACGTCGCCGACAAGCCGGGTGTGCTCGCCCAGGTCGCGCACGTGTTCGCGGACCACGGGGTGAGCATCGCGGCGGTCCGGCAGCGGGACCGGCACGACACGGCGAGCCTGGTCATCGTGACGCACCTCGCACCGGACGCGGCACTGCAAGCCACCGTCGAGGCCATCGGGACAATGGACGTCGTCAACGAGGTCGTCAGCGTGATGCGGGTGGAAGGCGAGGATTCATGA